In Leuconostocaceae bacterium ESL0723, the following proteins share a genomic window:
- a CDS encoding type I restriction-modification system subunit M yields MMAENTAQDITKQLWDMANELRGTMDASEFRNYILGFMFYRYLSEHQEKYLSDSQIVVPTGEQSFNNAYAQAANGKDLPDYLEDIASHLGYAIEPDFTWASVVEKVHTGTIKPSDYREMFERFNKNAQINPNATADFRGIFADMNLGNSRLGASTSDRSRNLGRVVEMIDKFNYKDESGHDILGDVYEYLIAEFAGNSGKKAGEFYTPHPVSKVLAKLVTYKASHEGKFSVYDPTMGSGSLLLTVRDELVDGYKMGRVQFFGQEWNTTTFNLARMNLMMHGVEYQNMTLRNANTLEDDWPSDDVNGIMHPRMFDAVVANPPYSAKWENDSDKLKDPRFKDYGKLPPKNTADYAFVLHSLYHLNNHGTMAIVLPGGVLFRSTGGEGVIRKNLIQKNKIDAVIALPGRMFYSTDIETVVVVFKKNRENKDILFVDASKDFEKNGNRNQLTDKNIDKILGAYVSRSDIGKYAHLASYDEIEDNDFNLSVSRYVDTFEEEPPVDAVQLLQDMKQLEGEEHKLRTEITDEMRQLVGIDSESKDYLDILKQVLK; encoded by the coding sequence ATGATGGCAGAAAATACGGCACAGGACATTACCAAACAGCTATGGGATATGGCTAACGAATTACGGGGGACCATGGACGCCAGTGAATTTCGGAATTATATTCTGGGTTTCATGTTTTACCGTTATTTATCTGAACATCAAGAAAAATATTTAAGCGACTCCCAAATTGTAGTACCCACTGGTGAGCAAAGCTTCAACAATGCTTATGCACAAGCAGCTAATGGCAAAGATCTTCCAGATTATTTGGAAGATATTGCCAGTCACTTGGGTTATGCAATCGAGCCAGATTTTACGTGGGCTAGTGTTGTCGAAAAAGTACACACCGGCACTATTAAACCCTCTGATTATAGAGAGATGTTTGAACGGTTTAATAAAAATGCTCAAATTAACCCTAATGCGACAGCTGATTTTCGTGGGATATTCGCCGATATGAATCTTGGAAATAGTCGGTTAGGTGCTAGTACCAGCGATCGGAGCCGTAATCTCGGACGGGTAGTTGAGATGATTGATAAATTCAACTACAAGGACGAGAGTGGACACGACATATTAGGGGATGTTTATGAATATTTGATTGCCGAGTTTGCCGGTAATTCGGGCAAAAAAGCCGGTGAGTTCTACACACCACATCCAGTGTCTAAAGTTTTGGCAAAGTTGGTCACTTACAAGGCATCCCACGAAGGAAAGTTTAGCGTTTATGATCCTACAATGGGTTCTGGCTCCCTTCTACTAACTGTTCGTGACGAATTAGTGGATGGCTATAAGATGGGCCGCGTTCAATTTTTTGGACAAGAGTGGAATACAACCACCTTTAACCTTGCTCGCATGAATTTGATGATGCACGGGGTTGAATATCAAAATATGACTTTGCGCAATGCAAACACATTGGAAGATGATTGGCCCTCTGACGATGTTAACGGCATTATGCATCCAAGAATGTTCGATGCGGTAGTTGCTAATCCTCCATACTCCGCTAAATGGGAGAATGACTCTGATAAGTTAAAAGACCCACGTTTTAAGGATTATGGAAAGCTACCGCCGAAAAACACAGCTGATTACGCTTTTGTACTACACAGTTTGTACCACCTAAATAATCATGGGACGATGGCCATTGTTTTACCTGGAGGAGTTCTTTTCCGTTCGACCGGTGGTGAGGGTGTTATTCGGAAAAATTTGATTCAAAAGAATAAAATTGACGCCGTGATTGCACTTCCAGGTAGGATGTTCTATTCGACTGACATCGAGACTGTGGTTGTTGTGTTTAAGAAAAATCGCGAGAATAAAGATATCTTATTTGTTGATGCTTCTAAGGATTTCGAAAAAAATGGAAATCGTAATCAATTGACCGATAAGAATATCGACAAAATATTGGGAGCCTATGTTAGTCGCAGTGACATTGGCAAGTATGCTCACTTAGCAAGTTATGATGAGATTGAGGACAATGACTTTAACTTAAGCGTTTCACGTTATGTTGATACTTTTGAGGAAGAACCACCTGTCGATGCAGTTCAACTTCTGCAAGATATGAAACAACTTGAAGGTGAGGAACATAAACTTAGGACAGAGATTACAGATGAAATGCGCCAACTTGTGGGCATAGATTCTGAAAGTAAAGATTACCTTGATATTTTAAAACAGGTGCTCAAATGA
- a CDS encoding restriction endonuclease subunit S, protein MSGEKLVPEIRFSDFSGSWTRVKLVDVVKLLNGRAYKRSELLDKGKYPVLRVGNFYTNEKWFYSNLELTPDKYVNHGDLLYTWSATFGPHIWAGDKAIFHYHIWKIILSDKVKRDFLFQLLIFDKNNLLANLNGSTMLHLTKKGMEQKLITIPFSLEQEKIGRLFQYYDDLIMVEQHKGKHLLQLKRALLQKLFPADNAITPSIRFAGFADDWKINKLGEVAEIISGGDIDKQKIKTSGRYPVIANGLNGEGIIGYYNDFRIMAPSVTVTARGDIGHARARFVNFTPVVRLLSVSSRKFDNVFLENAINRIHFGFSATGVPQLTVPDLSVKKVVYPSLEEQKKIGLLLTKVDELILNNSKKKDALNELKRALMQKMFV, encoded by the coding sequence ATGAGTGGAGAAAAACTAGTTCCAGAAATACGCTTTTCTGATTTTTCAGGTTCGTGGACCAGGGTGAAGTTGGTCGACGTTGTAAAGCTTTTAAATGGGCGTGCTTATAAGAGAAGTGAGCTTCTTGATAAGGGGAAATACCCAGTTCTTCGGGTTGGAAATTTTTATACAAACGAAAAATGGTTTTATTCAAATTTGGAGTTAACACCGGATAAATATGTTAATCATGGTGATCTCTTGTATACTTGGTCAGCAACCTTTGGACCTCATATATGGGCAGGTGATAAGGCAATTTTTCATTACCATATATGGAAAATAATCTTAAGTGATAAAGTTAAACGTGATTTTTTATTTCAGTTATTAATTTTTGACAAAAATAATCTCCTTGCAAATTTAAATGGTTCTACCATGCTTCATTTAACTAAAAAAGGAATGGAACAAAAATTAATCACTATTCCTTTCTCGTTGGAGCAAGAAAAGATTGGGAGGCTGTTTCAATACTACGATGATCTAATTATGGTGGAGCAGCACAAGGGAAAGCATTTACTACAATTAAAGCGTGCCTTATTACAGAAATTATTTCCGGCTGACAACGCTATCACACCCAGTATTCGTTTTGCTGGATTTGCAGATGATTGGAAGATCAATAAGCTGGGAGAAGTTGCGGAAATAATTTCAGGGGGAGATATAGACAAACAAAAAATTAAAACAAGCGGACGGTATCCAGTTATTGCAAATGGACTAAATGGTGAGGGAATTATTGGTTATTACAACGATTTTAGAATCATGGCTCCTTCTGTAACTGTGACAGCTCGAGGAGATATTGGACATGCGCGAGCTCGGTTTGTTAATTTTACGCCAGTTGTGCGGTTGCTAAGTGTCTCTAGTCGAAAATTTGACAATGTTTTTTTAGAAAATGCTATAAATCGTATTCACTTTGGATTTAGTGCAACAGGAGTCCCACAGTTGACAGTTCCGGATTTGAGTGTGAAAAAAGTTGTGTACCCTAGTCTAGAAGAACAAAAGAAAATAGGTTTATTATTAACAAAAGTCGATGAATTAATTTTAAACAATTCAAAAAAGAAAGATGCTCTAAATGAACTAAAAAGAGCGTTGATGCAAAAGATGTTTGTCTGA
- a CDS encoding phosphate-starvation-inducible PsiE family protein, with translation MKNKVYAFISRFYDMAISFFMLVFGVIVLAFFALNLYELFLDLFTYQQHVKFNSVTETVLSAFLCFEFAVIIKEYFDRHSQISFENYLYIAITAIIRSVLVNHTNAIKTLLLCVAILVLVAGIIVYKRFYGKHEGMHS, from the coding sequence ATGAAAAACAAAGTTTACGCCTTCATCTCGCGCTTTTATGACATGGCCATCTCCTTCTTCATGTTGGTATTTGGTGTGATTGTCCTGGCCTTTTTTGCCCTCAATCTCTATGAGCTCTTCTTGGATCTCTTCACCTACCAGCAGCATGTGAAATTTAACAGCGTCACCGAAACGGTCCTGTCGGCCTTTTTGTGCTTTGAGTTTGCGGTCATTATCAAGGAGTACTTTGACCGCCACAGTCAGATTAGTTTCGAGAACTACCTTTACATCGCCATTACCGCCATTATCCGCTCAGTATTAGTCAACCATACCAATGCGATTAAGACCCTGCTGCTCTGTGTGGCAATTCTGGTACTGGTAGCGGGCATCATTGTCTATAAGCGCTTCTATGGCAAGCATGAGGGGATGCACAGTTAA
- a CDS encoding AbiH family protein: protein MAEQLILLGNGFDLSVGLRTRYTDFFNFQMKKLGANSAEEELDTSIHSILMTLAQSPTDFKELLCQHDTHHYINKINPWYWLLIIERFMEEGGQTNSSNEWSNIEAVMHRYLQNDLIDKMRSTFSSIKALNQYDSHVIDRMGITSAQNELNQISDTIMLKANGEKVDQPIKQRMAVFLLTYKYQLNHEPDFRNLKQHLTNWLYSSLNELENNFENYLKTILEMSDGATKIPVTKESPQTHISPFVNPTEDLLNILVQSDAESLETPEQYNILNFNFTNLYNQKLWGSYPERATDYQPLDEGPEKSLNVHGFFDPNKQTTHDTSHIIFGIDNKDINPNDTNYVFTKTYRTLYAAADSRQNYMQQGSDVFSNDIKIIKFFGHSLGEADYSYFQQMFDYFDLYNDDSLKLYFYFRVFKGSDGQPIDENVLAQQQVEAVVKLIDRYGDTLDNQDHGKNLLTRLQMMKRIVIKRIDWELQENQTEKTPNEKAAN from the coding sequence ATGGCGGAACAATTAATCTTATTGGGAAATGGATTTGATTTATCTGTTGGTCTCAGAACTAGATATACGGACTTTTTTAATTTTCAAATGAAAAAATTGGGAGCAAACTCTGCCGAGGAAGAATTAGATACAAGCATTCACTCTATACTAATGACACTAGCCCAGTCCCCGACAGATTTTAAGGAACTTCTGTGTCAGCACGACACCCATCACTACATAAACAAGATTAACCCTTGGTACTGGCTCTTAATTATTGAAAGATTTATGGAAGAGGGAGGTCAAACAAATTCATCCAATGAATGGTCTAACATTGAAGCAGTTATGCACCGTTATTTACAAAATGACTTAATCGATAAGATGCGTTCAACTTTTAGCTCTATAAAAGCACTGAACCAATATGACTCTCACGTTATCGACCGCATGGGAATAACATCTGCACAAAACGAACTAAATCAAATTTCAGACACCATAATGCTTAAAGCGAATGGTGAAAAAGTCGACCAGCCTATAAAACAAAGAATGGCAGTGTTCCTCTTGACATACAAGTATCAACTGAATCATGAACCAGATTTCAGAAACTTAAAGCAGCACCTGACTAATTGGTTGTACTCTTCCCTAAACGAACTCGAAAATAACTTCGAAAATTACTTGAAAACCATCCTAGAGATGTCAGACGGCGCAACGAAAATACCTGTCACAAAGGAAAGTCCACAGACCCATATAAGCCCCTTTGTCAATCCTACTGAAGACCTGTTAAACATATTAGTGCAGAGCGATGCTGAATCATTAGAGACCCCAGAGCAGTACAACATTCTTAATTTCAATTTCACAAACCTATACAATCAAAAATTATGGGGATCCTATCCGGAAAGGGCAACTGACTACCAACCACTGGACGAAGGCCCAGAAAAATCTCTTAACGTTCATGGGTTCTTTGATCCCAACAAACAAACCACACACGATACTTCGCACATAATTTTTGGCATCGACAACAAGGACATTAATCCAAACGATACTAACTATGTTTTCACTAAAACATACAGGACACTCTACGCCGCAGCGGACTCTCGCCAAAATTATATGCAACAGGGCTCAGATGTTTTTAGTAATGATATAAAGATTATTAAATTTTTTGGACATTCTCTTGGCGAAGCCGATTATAGCTACTTCCAACAAATGTTTGACTATTTTGACCTTTACAACGACGATTCTTTAAAACTTTACTTCTATTTCAGAGTTTTCAAGGGCAGTGACGGGCAACCCATTGATGAAAACGTTCTGGCGCAGCAACAAGTTGAAGCAGTGGTTAAACTAATTGACCGGTATGGTGATACTCTTGATAATCAAGATCACGGAAAAAATCTTCTAACTAGACTACAAATGATGAAACGTATTGTAATTAAACGTATTGACTGGGAATTACAAGAGAACCAAACAGAAAAGACTCCTAATGAAAAGGCAGCCAACTAA
- the lepB gene encoding signal peptidase I, whose amino-acid sequence MEKKSFLREWGPTFAWMAFILAAMWLFLNFVFGIVTINGTSMEPNLLDKQMVGVNHLAKIQRGDVVVFDARGEDPRIKPGNKDYVKRVIGVPGDTVSYSDGNIYVNGKKINQDFISSDEQNAGTEMTFGSTWSLKTLSASTGGWKTQDQNTSKVPAGEYFVMGDHRSVSNDGRYFGYVSRSHITGKVVVPFWYSNTIKQYVDHQNKDFFA is encoded by the coding sequence ATGGAAAAAAAGAGTTTTCTCCGCGAGTGGGGGCCGACCTTTGCCTGGATGGCCTTCATCCTGGCAGCGATGTGGCTATTCTTAAACTTCGTGTTTGGAATTGTCACAATTAATGGGACCTCGATGGAGCCGAATTTGTTAGACAAGCAGATGGTCGGGGTTAACCACCTGGCCAAAATCCAGCGCGGTGACGTGGTCGTCTTCGATGCCCGTGGCGAAGACCCGCGGATTAAACCGGGCAATAAGGATTACGTCAAGCGTGTGATTGGCGTGCCCGGTGACACCGTTTCTTACAGCGACGGTAACATTTACGTTAACGGTAAAAAGATTAACCAGGACTTTATCAGTAGTGATGAGCAAAACGCCGGGACCGAGATGACCTTTGGTTCCACCTGGTCACTGAAAACCCTGTCAGCCTCGACTGGCGGTTGGAAGACCCAGGACCAAAACACCAGCAAGGTGCCCGCCGGCGAATACTTTGTCATGGGTGACCACCGCTCGGTCTCTAACGACGGCCGCTACTTCGGCTATGTCAGCCGCAGCCATATCACCGGTAAGGTCGTGGTACCGTTCTGGTATAGTAATACGATTAAACAGTACGTTGATCACCAAAATAAAGACTTCTTCGCGTAA